One genomic window of Cercospora beticola chromosome 5, complete sequence includes the following:
- a CDS encoding uncharacterized protein (MEROPS:MER0000432), whose product MCLDTTEQMVTETVNLSLTAIRGATAVQSDCPRSKAPRYVSINLRPVQQMQMLSDFLGVNFPSTKARAGLANRGSYLAILPDLDVESTPMLNAAINALCWAHIGAKTGDQRLVQRSQASYGQVLSMLITTVHKNSRLSLVEPRAVITSMMLLCLYDGSIPMPSDGENGWRAHYWACQNLLGAYGPSCIRLHDPFDKMLFNSLRMPCFFLGVAKRKAIAFGRPEWLHLAQDINPVTDTFTSYYSAAMRIPSILERVDRILAVPLVPTALKGLCQDIYDLRQDVTQWFTSLVNSSKDPSWEIPELVDMTESTPMLNNEEHLYMQKSKVFNKFLRFGLPMKIVQNHTLAALAYIVLDCSLLRLLHFKAMTAVCIRPETIKDVEKRAFIQAVSLCQSLYHYTSFDGLAYVDFSEFVNDVALNFFQEVGATKETDWCRGVVGSNLAKEEHSGLSAISVIWMGATEYGQALDVFFTTKFSYAMAHVVDRLTANVKDYTHFGISRQWLSDAKQHWETKYDWRKTEARINSFNNFTVPIEHEGFTFDIHFVALFSQKKDAVPLLLSHGWPGSFLEFLAALDMLKSKYKPEDLPFHVIVPSLPGYGYSSGPPLDKNWTTEKMAAVLDKLMVGLGFGDGYIAQGGDIGSFITRVLGVTSPSCKAVHLHLAIGLQGETEGLTDAEKKGVQRITDFATLGNAYAREHGTRPATIGLQWTDVTPPIDEILDGATLYWFTESFPRAIYPYRQFFGAQPSFFHNDPEYYIKKPLGYSWHPEELAPVPRDWVATSGNLVWYRAHKEGGHFAAMERADLFVKDREDFVAEVWPKAK is encoded by the exons ATGTGTCTCGACACGACAGAGCAGATGGTCACAGAGACGGTCAACCTGTCTCTCACCG CCATACGTGGCGCGACCGCCGTCCAGAGCGATTGTCCACGTTCTAAAGCACCACGATATGTCAGTATCAATCTGCGGCctgtgcagcagatgcagatgctCAGCGATTTTCTTGGGGTCAACTTCCCGTCTACAAAGGCTCGAGCTGGTCTCGCCAATCGTGGATCTTATTTGGCCATATTACCAGACCTCGACGTCGAAAGCACTCCGATGCTGAATGCTGCGATTAACGCACTGTGCTGGGCACACATTGGTGCCAAAACAGGGGATCAGCGACTCGTCCAGAGGTCACAGGCCTCCTATGGTCAAGtcttgtcgatgttgatTACCACTGTCCACAAGAATTCACGTCTTTCATTAGTAGAACCGCGGGCTGTCATTACGAGCATGATGCTATTGTGTTTGTACGACGGCTCGATACCTATGCCTTCCGATGGGGAGAACGGGTGGCGAGCCCACTACTGGGCATGTCAGAATCTGCTTGGGGCATATGGGCCAAGTTGTATCAGATTGCATGATCCTTTCGACAAAATGCTCTTCAACTCCTTGCGAATGCCATGCTTCTTTCTCGGCGTGGCGAAACGCAAAGCGATTGCATTCGGACGACCCGAATGGCTGCACCTCGCGCAAGACATCAATCCTGTGACGGACACGTTCACCAGCTACTACTCGGCCGCTATGAGGATACCGAGCATATTAGAAAGAGTCGATCGGATACTAGCAGTGCCGTTGGTGCCAACAGCCCTGAAAGGCCTATGTCAAGACATATACGACCTTCGGCAGGACGTCACACAGTGGTTCACAAGCCTCGTCAATTCCAGCAAGGATCCTTCTTGGGAAATTCCTGAACTGGTAGATATGACGGAAAGCACTCCGATGCTGAACAACGAGGAGCACTTGTACATGCAAAAGTCAAAGGTCTTCAACAAATTCCTTCGATTCGGCCTGCCGATGAAGATTGTCCAGAATCATactttggctgctctggcCTACATCGTTCTGGACTGCAGCCTCCTTCGGTTGCTACACTTCAAGGCAATGACTGCTGTGTGTATTCGACCAGAAACGATCAAAGATGTCGAGAAACGAGCTTTTATACAAGCCGTGAGCCTTTGTCAGAGCCTATATCACTACACCTCATTCGATGGTCTGGCTTATGTGGATTTTAGCGAATTCGTCAACGATGTCGCGTTGAACTTCTTCCAGGAAGTTGGTGCTACCAAGGAAACGGACTGGTGTCGAGGA GTAGTCGGGTCCAATCTTGCGAAAGAGGAGCACAGTGGCCTCTCCGCCATCTCGGTGATCTGGATGGGAGCTACAGAGTACGGTCAAGCTTTGGATGTCTTCTTCACGACAAAGTTCAGCTACGCAATGGCACATGTAGTCGACCGATTG ACAGCGAATGTCAAAGATTACACTCACTTCGGTATATCACGTCAATGGCTGAGCGACGCCAAGCAACATTGGGAGACCAAATACGACTGGCGCAAAACTGAAGCTCGCATCAACAGCTTCAACAATTTCACTGTGCCAATCGAGCACGAAGGCTTCACATTCGACATTCACTTCGTTGCGCTTTTCTCGCAGAAGAAAGATGCCGTGCCATTGTTGCTCTCCCATGGTTGGCCAGGCTCTTTCTTGGAGTTCCTCGCGGCTCTGGATATGCTGAAGTCGAAGTATAAGCCTGAGGATTTGCCATTCCACGTTATCGTGCCTTCTTTGCCGGGCTATGGATACTCTTCTGGTCCACCATTGGATAAGAATTGGACAACAGAGAAAATGGCAGCGGTTTTAGATAAGCTAATGGTCGGTCTTGGCTTCGGCGATGGCTATATTGCTCAAGGTGGCGATATTGGTAGCTTTATTACCAGAGTCCTTGGCgtgacttctccttcttgcaAGGCTGTGCATCTGCATCTTGCAATCGGTCTTCAAGGTGAGACGGAAGGCTTGACGGATGCTGAGAAGAAGGGTGTGCAACGTATTACCGACTTTGCGACGTTGGGTAATGCGTATGCTCGAGAG CACGGAACTCGACCAGCGACCATCGGTCTC CAATGGACCGACGTGACGCCTCCGATTGACGAGATACTCGACGGAGCGACTCTATACTGGTTCACGGAATCGTTCCCTCGAGCCATCTACCCATACAGGCAGTTCTTCGGCGCGCAGCCGTCATTTTT CCACAACGATCCCGAGTACTATATCAAGAAGCCTCTCGGCTACTCGTGGCATCCGGAAGAGCTCGCGCCTGTCCCACGAGACTGGGTGGCCACCAGTGGTAACCTGGTCTGGTATCGTGCCCACAAGGAGGGAGGACATTTCGCTGCCATGGAAAGGGCGGATCTATTCGTCAAGGATAGGGAGGATTTCGTGGCTGAGGTCTGGCCGAAAGCCAAGTAA